One Haladaptatus paucihalophilus DX253 genomic window, CGATGCCATCGCCTTTCTCGCCGACGCCATCGATATCGACTGTTCGGTGGTCGCCCTCTTCGACTGGGGCCGCCGAATGGCTCGACTGTCGATCGTGATTCTGTTCTTGGTGTGTCGAGGGTGCTGTCTCTGGTTCTGTACTATCCGCTGATGACGGATGTTTCAGAATACCCACGCGGTATGCGGCGTCTGGTTGGATGTCTCCATCCACAACTTCACGGGTCGGCACAGTAAGCGTGTATGACCCATCCTCTGCTTCAATTTTGCCGCTGAAAACACAGCGTAGTTCGTCGGGTATTTCCATCTGTCCGTCTCATTATCCCGAGAATATAAGAATCTGTGTTTGTGTCTACCGCTAGAGACGACAATACGGGTCGATAAGCCACCTCGGTTTTGACTACATTCGGTATCGTCCAATTAGCTCTTCTTTATCCTCTCTCAAATCTCGGGACCGGGATATCCAGTTTGATCGGTGTTCTGCAAATCGATTATGATTGGTTACTGATCACGGTGTCGTTCACCACTACCGTTCTCGACTTCGCTCACCACTATTATTTAGCAGATATATTATAATAGATTTAATTTCTAAAGGAAGTAATCATCGGATTAGTATTCCACATGGATGAAGACCAACTGCTAGAAACGACTGATGAAGATCGCCTCCGTGAACTCATCCGAGATGAGCTCACCTCGATCGAAGATGAACGAGAAGAATCTGGGCCTTCTCTTTCACGGCGAGGTACACTCGCGACACTCGGTGTCGCGGGGGCCAGTGCGATGGGGCTGCTTGGCTCTGCCGGTACCGCAACAGCGGCCACAAGCGAAGACGTCGGGACGGCGAACAATCCGGTATCCAACGTCTACACACAGAATCTGTTCACGCCACAACTCAATGATGGGGTGTTCGTTGTCGGTGAAGGGGGCTACGACACGATTCAAGAAGCCCACGACGCCCTCCCGGCGAAGGGTGGCGGTGTCGTTCTCGTGACTGAAACCTACGACCGGACGAACTCGTTACTGCCGAAAAAGGAGCCACGCTTGACTGGATCGGGACGCTGTTGTCGATTCTCAGCCTCGGTACGATAGTAACTGGCTTCCTGTTGGCTGGCCAGTACGGATGGTGGACCGCCCGGCGGCCGTTCAGCATTGCCGACGTCCAGTTCAACCCGGCCGGACTGTCGCCGACGCCGCTGCTGGTCGCGCTCGGCGTTACTCTTGTTGTCGTGTTCATCCACTGGCAGTATCGCCGAGAACGCCGCGGTGAGATGCCACTGCTTCGTCCCCGAATCTTCAGTAACGGCAAATTCCTCTCCGGTATTTCGACGTACACCGTTCGATCGGTGTTCCTCGCCGGTTTTCTGTTCGTCGTCCCGATTTTCCTGCAATCCGCGTTGAAGTTCAGCGCCTTCGAGAGTGGACTCGCTATCCTTCCATTTTCACTGGCGACATTCGTTGTCTCACTGGGTTCCTCGGGACTAAGCGACCGATTCGCCCCGAAACACCTCATTCAACTCGGGTTGGTGATAATCGGACTCGGCTTCCTCATGCTGTATTCGGTAACGAGTTTGACGATGACCATCACGACAATGATCGTGCCGATGGGCGTCATCGGAATCGGCATGGGGCTGATGATTGCGCAACTCGTGAATCTTACCCTCTCGACAGTTGAGTCAGACGACATCCCGGAAGCGTCGGGCGTGACGAACGCCTTCGACTCGCTCGGAAACGCGCTGGGTACGGCCGTCATCGGCTCTGCGCTCTTCTCGTTCTACTACGGCGGTGTTGTCGATGGCGTGCTTCGTGCCGGACAAGTCCCGGTGACACCATCCTAACGCGAATCGCTGGTGGTCCTTCTCGAAGACGCGAGTAAGGTCGTTACACCACAGGAACAAGCAGCGTTCGTCGCAAGTCTGCCACCGGATGTACAGGCTGGACTGGCCAGACTCCTTGATACGACGATGATCAGCGCACAACAGGAGACGCTCCTGCTCATCATGTTATTCTTGCTCGCCACGTTGCTGCTCTCGTCATTTCTTCCAAAACATCAACTTCGAGAGACGAGCCCTGATGAACAGGTCGAATTGGAAGAAGAGCCGGCACGTGACCGAGATGTCAGAACTGCCGGCGACGACTAATTCGTTGCCAAATATCTCTCTGGTGATCCGATAGCGTGACGGAAAACCCCTCACGGGCCCATTCGAGAGTAGAACATCGGTAACAAATCGGTCGGTGGGACTATTGGAGATACAAACGATACCGAGTCATCTGTCACACTATCATCGTACGGGATTCAATGAGAGCAGCGGTTGTGTTGCGTGCCGTTGCGTTCCGTCTTCCAGATATCTCTCCAGTTGGGCTTCAAACTCGTGTTCGGTGATTTCTCCCCTCACGTAGCGAGAATGCACCTCGTTACGAGCGCCGAAAAACTCGCTGCAGCTCTCGTTCGGATCCTCATTAGGATATTAATGAGGAGCACGGACTGTAATGTCTGAAACGGCACTGTCTAGTTTAGCTCCTCTTCGACAGGCGTTCGGTTGTTGAGCGATTGATGCGGTCTCTGATGGTCATTGTAATGCACAAACTGTTCAATACAACTCCGAACGATCGGCCGACCGACCATCCACAACGTATGGAAGCGGTTGATGAGATATTTGAGCGTATGAAATTACGTTTCGATCATATTCTGATCTGTGTATTTAAGCCAACCGTGAAACGAAATTCGAAAGAGAGCGATTTGATAGCTGTAGTTCTCGGAGAGAAACACAGCCCTCGAAAAGTCGTATATCTCGGCTAATTCATCCAGAAACGAAGCGCCGGGTCAGTGCCATTCCGATCAAACACTGTGACATCGAACAACAGTTTTGTTTCGGCGACTATTGTATTATATACACAAGACTATCTGCCGTTGATTTTGACAGCGGTTTCGTCCACCGCGACCCACGTCGGCGTCGCGATAGAACCCTACTATCGCACTATATCATCAATTTAGAATCATATCTGTTCCATGTTGCTATACTGAATTCGCTGGTTGTGAAGATGAGGCTTTGGATCGCGTGAACCACCGGTATGAGACTTTTTCCGGTCAGAATCGAGGTCCATGGCTCAAAGAAAAGAGAAAGGAGACATGACCAACCGACGAGAACAACGAAAGCACGAGGGCAGAACAGTACGGTGGCTATCGAAGTCACTCGGTCGGAACCGAGAACCGGACTATCCGACGCCAGTCGATCGTTGCACCGACG contains:
- a CDS encoding MFS transporter, which encodes MSILSLGTIVTGFLLAGQYGWWTARRPFSIADVQFNPAGLSPTPLLVALGVTLVVVFIHWQYRRERRGEMPLLRPRIFSNGKFLSGISTYTVRSVFLAGFLFVVPIFLQSALKFSAFESGLAILPFSLATFVVSLGSSGLSDRFAPKHLIQLGLVIIGLGFLMLYSVTSLTMTITTMIVPMGVIGIGMGLMIAQLVNLTLSTVESDDIPEASGVTNAFDSLGNALGTAVIGSALFSFYYGGVVDGVLRAGQVPVTPS
- a CDS encoding TRAM domain-containing protein, coding for MEIPDELRCVFSGKIEAEDGSYTLTVPTREVVDGDIQPDAAYRVGILKHPSSADSTEPETAPSTHQEQNHDRQSSHSAAPVEEGDHRTVDIDGVGEKGDGIARIDNGYVIIVPDTEKRDRVTVEITNVTPNVAFAEVVEHKAYYE